The following is a genomic window from Deinococcus sp. LM3.
CCCCGAAGACCGCGACCCTCATGCGCGCGGCGCCACCCAGGCCTGAATGCGGGCTTCGATCTCGTCCCGCACGCGCCGGAACACCGCGAGGCGTTCCTCGTCGCTGCCGGTGGCGGCGGCCGGATCCTCGAAAGGCCAGTGCAGCCGGTACGTGGCGTTCGGGAAGATCGGGCAGTTCGCCTCCGCGCGGTCACACACCGTGATGACGTACGTGAAGTGCTCCGCGATCAGGGGTCTGACGCCCTTGGCCTGCAGGTGCCCGGTGGGCAGACCGGACTCCTGCAACACCTGCACGGTCAACGGGTTGACGCTGCCCGGCTCCAGCCCGGCCGACGTGACCGCGTAACGGCCGCCGCCGTGGTGTTCAAGCAGCACCTGGGCCAGCTGGGAACGGGCAGTGTTGCCGGTGCACAGGAACAGCACGCGGGGCAGGCGGGACGTGTCGGTCATACGGGGTCTCCTTCAGGCACGAATTTCTGGGCCTGCTGCGGTTGGGGTTCGACGGGCGTGGCGGGCGCGAGAAGGTGGTTGACGGCGACGGCGAGGGCCGCGCCGAGCAGCGGGGCGACCCAGTACAGCCAGTGGGCCGTCCAGATCCCGCTGGCCAGCGCCGGGCCGAAGGAGCGGGCGGGGTTCATGCTCGCCCCGGTGATCGGTCCGCCCATCGCGGCTTCCAGCGCGACCACGCCGCCCACCACCCAGGGCAGCCCGGAGCGCAGCGCGACCAGAAGCAGGAAGAAGGTCAGGATCAGTTCGAGGATGAACGCCTGGGGAAGGCTGCCGGCCGGGAGCGTCACGCCCAGGTTGCCTTTCAGGCCGAACAGGGCCAGCAGTGCGTATGCGGCCAGCGCCGCCCCGGTCAGCTGCGCCGCGACGTACGGCAGCACCCGCTCTCTCGGGAACTGCCGGGCGAGCGTCAGGGCGAAGGTCGCGGCCGGGTTGATGTGTGCGCCGCTGATCGGGGCCAGCGCCGCGATCACGGCCGTGACGGTCAGACCGAACACGGCCGCGACCCCGAGGTGGCCCAGGGCACCTGTCTGAGCCTGCACGACGGCGGCGCCGGGCCCGAAGAACACCAGGGCGAAGGTGCCCAGTCCTTCTGCCGTGACGGCGCGCACGAGGGGAACGCTCACGTCAGGCCACCGTGACGGCGGGGCTGTCCTCGTAGGTGGGCGGCGCGTCCCGGCCGTCTTTCAGGGCCTGCACGAACGCCTCGAACTGGACCCGCAGCTGATCGCGCACGGCCCGCCAGCGGTCCAGGCTGCCGCCCGACGGGTCCACGAAGGGGTAGTGGCGGCGGGTGGTCTGACCGGGGTACACGGGGCAGGCCTCGGCGGCGCTGTCGCACACGGTCACCACGTAATCGAAGTTCTGCGCGTCCGGCACGTCCCAGAGGGTCTTGCTGGTGTGGGTGCTCAGGTCCAGGCCCAGTTCGTTCATCACGGTGATCGCGTCGTCCTTGACGCGGGTGGCCTCGGTCCCGGCCGAGTGGACCTCCAGGTTCACGCCGAGGCGGCGGGCGGCGTCGCGGGTCAGGGCCTCGGCCATCTGCGAGCGGGCGGAGTTGTGGGTACACAGGATCAGGACACGGGTCACACGGTCACGTTAACATACCGATTTGGATTGATCTGTCAGGGCTGTGTGATCCGGCATCAGACTGACCAGCAGGTCGCCGCCCAGCCGGAACAGCGGCTCGCGGTTCAGGGCGTAGTAGGTGTTCTTCCCGCGCTGCTCGGACTCCACCAGTCCCGCCTCGCGCAGCACGCCGAGGTGATACGACACCTTCGACTGCGGCAGTTGCAGCAGGTCCTCGAGGTCGCACACGCAGCGCTCACCGGCCGCCAGGTGCCGTAACAACTCGAAGCGGGTGTCCTGGGCCAGGGCCTTGAGCTGATCAAGTACAGTCGGTGTGGCAGTGGAGATCACGCCGCCATCCTAGACCACCCGGCCGCGCTCCAGGGGAGCCCGCAGCCGAGCAGGATCCACCCACTCGCCCTCGGCGCCCGGCGCGAGCAGCAGTTTCACGCGCAGCTCGGGGTTCAGTTCGTACAGTCCGTGGGCGGCACGCTGCCAGAGCCGGCGGGCCGGGACGTAACTGCTGTTCACCTCGGCGCGCGCCAGCACATGATTGAAGTACGTGCGCTTGCGGCGGGCCTCGCGCCACACGTTGAACGGAAAGAACGCCAGGTTCAGTTGCAGGGTGTCCACGAAAAAACCCGTCTGCCGCTGACGCAACTCACGCGGCCCGAGATCCGGATGCACCAGCGGCGAGGTGTAGTGCGGCCACTGCGCCAGCATGACGCTCAGGAAGTAGAATTCCGCGCCGCCGGACGGCAGCCGCGTCAGGCGGTCACCGACCAGTACGTCCAGATGCGAGGGACGCACCCGTTCCCACAGCGGTCCCAGCTGCGTCCGGGCGTACTCCGGGTCCTGCATGGCCTGCTCCAGCGCCAGCATGTGCGGCGTGCGCCCGAACAGGTCCGTCTGGTTCAGGTCCGCGCCGCGCTCCAGCAGGGCATCCACCAGCGGCAGTTGCCCGTGCAGGGTGGCCAGTGCCAGCGGCGTCAGGTTCTCCTGCGTGCGGTGATCGACGCCGTAACGTTCCGTGTCGGCCAGCACCGCTTTCAGCTGACCCGTCTGGTAGGGCCGCCGGTACTTGTCCAGCACGGCCTGACGCTGCAACCGGCGGTCCTTGACGGCATTGCGCAGGTACGACTGGGCCGGCTTGATCTTCAGGTCCCGCAGCTCGCCCAGCAGTTCCGCGTCCAGGTTCAGCAGCGCGTAATCCGTGAGGTCACGCGCCTTTTTGGCGTCACCGGGATGCTGATGGACCTCCGCCTGCATCCGCGCCAGCACCGGCGGGGTCCAGACCTCCCACGGCACCGGTTTCCGCTGCAGGATCCGGCGGCGGATGTCGCTGGCCTGCTCCTTCTTGCCCTGCAATTCCAGCTTGCGGGCCTCGCGCTCCCAGTCGTCCCGGCTGGCGCGGCTGGCCCGTAACTGCTCGGCCTCGTCGCCCACCCCGACGCCCAGCAGGGACAGCAGCGGGTGGCCGGTATCCGACTCGATCAGGGTGACGCGGTTCACCGCGCGCGTGACCGCCACGT
Proteins encoded in this region:
- a CDS encoding arsenate reductase ArsC; translation: MTDTSRLPRVLFLCTGNTARSQLAQVLLEHHGGGRYAVTSAGLEPGSVNPLTVQVLQESGLPTGHLQAKGVRPLIAEHFTYVITVCDRAEANCPIFPNATYRLHWPFEDPAAATGSDEERLAVFRRVRDEIEARIQAWVAPRA
- a CDS encoding aquaporin translates to MSVPLVRAVTAEGLGTFALVFFGPGAAVVQAQTGALGHLGVAAVFGLTVTAVIAALAPISGAHINPAATFALTLARQFPRERVLPYVAAQLTGAALAAYALLALFGLKGNLGVTLPAGSLPQAFILELILTFFLLLVALRSGLPWVVGGVVALEAAMGGPITGASMNPARSFGPALASGIWTAHWLYWVAPLLGAALAVAVNHLLAPATPVEPQPQQAQKFVPEGDPV
- a CDS encoding arsenate reductase ArsC, translating into MTRVLILCTHNSARSQMAEALTRDAARRLGVNLEVHSAGTEATRVKDDAITVMNELGLDLSTHTSKTLWDVPDAQNFDYVVTVCDSAAEACPVYPGQTTRRHYPFVDPSGGSLDRWRAVRDQLRVQFEAFVQALKDGRDAPPTYEDSPAVTVA
- a CDS encoding metalloregulator ArsR/SmtB family transcription factor; translation: MISTATPTVLDQLKALAQDTRFELLRHLAAGERCVCDLEDLLQLPQSKVSYHLGVLREAGLVESEQRGKNTYYALNREPLFRLGGDLLVSLMPDHTALTDQSKSVC